The Listeria welshimeri serovar 6b str. SLCC5334 genome has a window encoding:
- a CDS encoding glycosyltransferase family 2 protein yields the protein MKFAIIIPFYNAEKRLSLSIDSIIKQSYGFLEHVELLLINDGSTDDSGIIAAKYADKYPSNIRYIEVPNGGPSKARNIGIHNVRKDTDFIGFLDADDLLTNNTLASMAAFLDENQVNMLVPAFYYLDDFGKKEKISAHKLNNRFDQGNRVIHIEKEPQAIHFYIGGTFLRYEHLKNFSFDESLRFAEDQLLITQFLLESKSYGVIADAGYYYYRDLKQKGSLVSSAWKQPDRYIPFLQNVYQVYLTRSKELFGEVIPYVQYLIAYHAKLFFYKENSYFKEVLNEEEQEIFVRELQKILQEVEKETILKLDTPLVVKEMILSILRYGWPIQFEAANIQEVPVTTVKENYRIGKAVFIELYLEEARLNLPDEGRFIAHTRFRGLPTKIIKRQVDQKMWDVIVRKQGTIEKAIFKLKPYQNKVSIYYQDNMTKFTITNINVLSSILAKLKRNKELKRKFKQGGLS from the coding sequence ATGAAATTTGCAATTATAATTCCTTTTTACAATGCTGAAAAAAGACTTAGTTTGTCTATAGATAGTATAATTAAGCAGTCTTACGGCTTTTTGGAGCATGTAGAGTTACTGCTTATTAATGATGGAAGTACCGACGATAGTGGAATAATTGCAGCAAAATATGCTGATAAATATCCGAGCAATATTAGATATATTGAAGTCCCAAATGGCGGTCCATCGAAAGCACGAAATATTGGTATACATAATGTAAGAAAAGACACAGATTTTATCGGATTTTTAGATGCAGATGATCTTTTAACTAACAACACGTTAGCAAGTATGGCTGCTTTTTTAGATGAAAATCAAGTTAATATGCTAGTTCCTGCATTTTATTATTTGGATGATTTTGGAAAAAAAGAAAAAATTTCTGCGCACAAATTAAACAATCGATTTGATCAAGGAAATAGAGTAATCCATATTGAAAAAGAACCTCAAGCAATTCATTTTTATATTGGGGGGACTTTTCTGCGTTATGAGCATTTAAAAAATTTTTCATTTGATGAATCGCTTCGCTTTGCAGAAGATCAATTGTTAATTACGCAGTTTTTACTTGAAAGTAAATCTTATGGCGTTATTGCTGATGCTGGTTATTATTATTACCGTGATTTAAAACAAAAAGGTTCTTTAGTGAGTTCAGCTTGGAAGCAACCAGATAGATACATCCCATTTCTCCAAAATGTGTATCAAGTTTATTTAACACGTTCTAAAGAGCTTTTTGGTGAGGTCATTCCATATGTTCAATATTTAATTGCTTATCATGCAAAATTATTTTTTTATAAAGAAAATAGCTATTTTAAAGAAGTATTAAACGAAGAAGAACAAGAAATCTTTGTACGAGAATTGCAAAAAATACTACAAGAAGTAGAAAAAGAAACTATTCTAAAACTCGATACACCACTTGTTGTAAAAGAAATGATACTTTCTATTTTAAGATATGGCTGGCCTATTCAATTTGAAGCGGCAAACATCCAGGAAGTTCCAGTTACTACAGTGAAAGAAAATTATCGGATAGGGAAAGCTGTTTTCATTGAATTGTATTTAGAAGAAGCAAGACTCAATTTACCGGATGAGGGTCGTTTTATCGCTCACACTAGATTTCGTGGGCTACCTACTAAAATAATAAAAAGACAAGTAGACCAAAAAATGTGGGATGTAATTGTTAGAAAACAAGGCACAATCGAAAAAGCAATCTTTAAGCTAAAACCTTATCAAAATAAAGTAAGC